One window from the genome of Salvia splendens isolate huo1 chromosome 9, SspV2, whole genome shotgun sequence encodes:
- the LOC121746799 gene encoding WD repeat-containing protein RUP2-like produces the protein MLIHSPPQTDLGVEWPMKNLSSHFPLQNSQIIANPKQELHHHVNDEARCDWEFNLSAVISSSAGNSDAIGVAEFDDGGGFLATGGIARKIRIYATDTSLKSGACDFYICASAKLSSLKWRPGSDSRVIGSGDYDGVVMEYDLERRVPVFERDEHGGRRVWAIDYSRWGPTLGASASDDGTVQLWDPRCCDRSVAAVEPDRSARSPVCCVEFSPFGGPLVVAGCADRRVYGYDVRRAAEPVFVMDRHEKAVTYTKFMDARTIVSSSVDGSLMMWDAEDGHVIRTYRGHVNTKRFVGLSVWRNGGLLSCGSENNRVYVYDRRWAGPVWVRGLETGPRTGCEPGFVSSVCWRQTGEERCMLVVGGSDGMLQLFEGERKCGDD, from the coding sequence ATGCTCATTCACTCTCCGCCACAAACAGATTTAGGAGTCGAATGGCCAATGAAAAACTTGTCCTCCCATTTTCCCCTccaaaattcacaaataatcGCAAATCCAAAACAAGAATTACACCATCATGTTAATGATGAAGCAAGATGTGATTGGGAATTCAATCTCTCCGCCGTCATTTCTTCCTCCGCTGGCAATTCCGACGCCATCGGGGTAGCAGAATTCGACGACGGCGGCGGCTTCCTCGCCACCGGCGGCATAGCGAGGAAGATCCGAATCTACGCGACGGACACGTCGCTGAAATCGGGCGCATGCGACTTCTACATATGCGCCTCGGCCAAGCTCAGCAGCCTCAAATGGCGCCCCGGGTCGGACTCCCGGGTCATCGGGTCGGGCGACTACGACGGGGTCGTGATGGAGTACGACCTCGAGCGCCGCGTGCCCGTCTTCGAGCGCGACGAGCACGGCGGGCGCCGCGTCTGGGCCATCGACTACTCCCGCTGGGGGCCCACCCTCGGCGCCTCCGCCTCGGACGACGGCACCGTGCAGCTGTGGGACCCCCGCTGCTGCGACCGGTCCGTCGCTGCGGTCGAGCCCGACCGGTCCGCGCGCAGCCCGGTCTGCTGCGTGGAGTTCAGCCCCTTCGGGGGGCCCCTCGTGGTCGCGGGGTGCGCGGACCGGCGGGTCTACGGCTACGACGTGCGGAGGGCGGCCGAGCCGGTCTTCGTGATGGACCGGCATGAGAAGGCCGTGACGTATACGAAGTTTATGGATGCGCGGACGATAGTGTCGTCGTCGGTGGATGGTAGCTTGATGATGTGGGATGCGGAGGATGGGCATGTGATTAGGACGTATAGAGGTCATGTCAACACGAAGAGATTTGTAGGGCTGTCCGTTTGGAGAAACGGGGGATTGTTGAGCTGCGGCTCGGAGAATAACCGGGTTTATGTGTATGATAGGAGATGGGCCGGGCCGGTTTGGGTCAGAGGGCTGGAAACCGGTCCGAGGACTGGGTGTGAACCCGGTTTTGTAAGCAGCGTGTGCTGGCGGCAGACCGGAGAGGAGCGGTGCATGCTGGTGGTTGGTGGTTCCGATGGGATGTTGCAACTCTTTGAGGGTGAGAGAAAATGTGGCGATGATTAA